From Pseudomonas sp. B21-028, one genomic window encodes:
- a CDS encoding cell division protein: MPAPPSSLRKALVAWLYAAALTHLLVGLGLTWAGHSGLLDGYLQTIERAFWFDVAVPSVARAQQVWWLALFGATLQSYSLYMLALVHIGNRLRSAMPWGWLIAGIVIWAPQDMLLSAQAQVWSHLWFDSLALFALLPPLFWLYRHDRCNPLVDHSLSKPNHA, encoded by the coding sequence ATGCCAGCCCCTCCCAGCTCCCTTCGCAAAGCCCTGGTCGCTTGGCTATACGCCGCTGCCCTCACGCATCTGCTGGTCGGCCTCGGGCTGACCTGGGCAGGGCACTCGGGGCTGCTCGACGGCTATCTGCAAACCATCGAGCGAGCGTTCTGGTTCGATGTTGCGGTGCCTTCGGTTGCCCGGGCGCAGCAGGTCTGGTGGCTGGCGCTGTTCGGCGCCACGTTGCAAAGTTATTCGCTGTACATGCTGGCCCTCGTCCATATCGGCAATCGGCTGAGAAGCGCGATGCCCTGGGGATGGTTGATCGCCGGCATCGTGATCTGGGCGCCCCAGGACATGCTGCTTTCCGCCCAGGCACAGGTCTGGTCGCACCTGTGGTTCGACAGCCTTGCGCTGTTTGCACTGCTGCCGCCGCTGTTCTGGCTCTACCGTCATGATCGCTGCAATCCCCTTGTCGACCACTCGCTGAGTAAGCCGAACCATGCCTGA
- a CDS encoding efflux RND transporter periplasmic adaptor subunit, giving the protein MNAPVMGNAEQVFARFLDLERQTRAARNPAQLSYSLVNDGQALFGFRHAALLIAGKVQAVTGVSTVEPNAPFVAFVEQAVAQLFKQGVLNQARVIAADGVSEAVQADWRSLSAGQVFWLPLIDHKGLVFGGLWLARDLPWTPAEQVLLSQLGDTYSHAWLALQPRKPWRLRWTRKRQVALVAVLLLGLLVPVRQSVLAPAEVVPLGGQVVAAPLDGVIAEFMVKPNQAVKNGDLLLRFESTSLKAQADVAERALDVAEAELKANSQRSFADAESSSRIDLLAARVEQKRAERNYALELLKRSEVRAERDGIAVFADVERWLGKPVQTGERLMEIADPSQAELRIELAVGDAIILAPGAQVALFLDSDPLQRHVAWLERSAYEAQPTAGGQLAYRLDARFDGVAPRIGLRGTAKIFGDRAPLALYLLRRPLAGLRQSVGL; this is encoded by the coding sequence GTGAACGCGCCGGTCATGGGTAACGCCGAGCAGGTATTTGCCCGCTTCCTCGATCTGGAACGTCAGACGCGGGCGGCGCGTAACCCGGCGCAACTGAGCTACAGCCTGGTCAACGATGGTCAGGCCCTGTTCGGGTTTCGTCACGCCGCGCTGTTGATCGCCGGCAAGGTGCAGGCGGTGACCGGCGTCAGTACGGTGGAGCCGAACGCGCCCTTCGTGGCGTTTGTCGAGCAGGCGGTGGCGCAGTTGTTCAAGCAAGGCGTGCTGAATCAGGCCCGGGTGATTGCCGCCGATGGCGTGAGCGAAGCCGTTCAGGCGGACTGGCGAAGCCTGTCGGCCGGGCAGGTATTCTGGCTGCCGTTGATTGATCACAAGGGCCTGGTTTTCGGAGGCCTTTGGCTGGCCCGTGACCTGCCTTGGACGCCGGCCGAGCAAGTGCTGCTGTCGCAACTGGGCGACACCTACAGCCACGCGTGGCTGGCGTTGCAACCGCGCAAGCCGTGGCGTTTGCGCTGGACGCGCAAGCGTCAGGTCGCGCTGGTGGCGGTGCTGTTGCTGGGCTTGCTGGTCCCGGTGCGCCAGTCGGTGCTGGCCCCGGCCGAAGTGGTGCCGCTGGGTGGTCAGGTGGTGGCGGCGCCGCTGGACGGCGTGATCGCCGAATTCATGGTCAAGCCCAACCAGGCCGTCAAGAACGGCGACCTGTTGCTGCGCTTCGAAAGCACCAGTCTCAAGGCTCAGGCCGATGTGGCCGAGCGCGCACTGGACGTGGCCGAGGCGGAGCTCAAGGCCAACTCCCAACGCTCATTTGCCGATGCCGAATCGAGCTCCAGGATCGATCTCCTGGCCGCTCGCGTCGAGCAGAAGCGTGCCGAGCGCAACTATGCCCTCGAGTTGCTCAAGCGCAGTGAAGTGCGTGCCGAACGGGATGGCATCGCGGTGTTTGCCGATGTCGAGCGCTGGCTCGGCAAGCCGGTGCAGACCGGTGAGCGGTTGATGGAAATTGCCGACCCCAGCCAGGCTGAGCTGCGTATCGAACTGGCGGTCGGCGATGCGATAATCCTGGCCCCCGGTGCGCAAGTCGCATTGTTTCTCGACAGCGATCCGTTGCAGCGGCATGTGGCCTGGCTCGAGCGTTCGGCCTACGAGGCGCAACCCACCGCCGGCGGACAGCTTGCTTATCGATTGGATGCGCGCTTCGACGGCGTCGCGCCGCGTATCGGCCTGCGGGGCACGGCGAAAATATTCGGTGATCGCGCGCCGCTGGCGCTGTACCTGTTGCGTCGGCCACTGGCTGGCCTGCGCCAGAGCGTAGGTCTGTAG
- a CDS encoding type I secretion system permease/ATPase, which translates to MESEVSRVELVHDPRTLHDDPLLDGLLALCMLHQKPASAAMLTTGLPLPKQRLSVDLLSRAAARAGLQGRVLQRRLEQIPTIAMPALLLLKDGRSAVLLGWVGDDQARLLLSESDGGEVTVSRELLADDYSGKVFFAQPQHKFDVNHGTLIPRARSWFRDTLKRSRWLYADAIAASLLINIIAMAAPLFVMNVYDRVVPNQAESTLWVLAIGITGAYLFDLILKMLRSLCLDLAGKKTDLIISATLFERIVGMAMKYRPARVGSFAQNIHEFQSLRDFLASLTLTSLIDLPFTLLIFMVIAIIGGHLVWIPVLAFPIALLIGYALQKPLVATMERTMALGAERQSSLIETLAGLDAVKVNNAESERQYHWEQTIGTLSRLELRVKMLSGLAMNITLLIQQLAGVIMIVFGVYLIIAGNLSMGGLVACYMLSGRALSPLASLSGLLTRYQQARVTMTSVDQMMELPQERNFEERPLSRKVLQGAIECRQLNFTYPNQQNAALKNINLVIKPGEKVGIIGRSGSGKSSLAKLLVGLYQPDDGALLVDGVDIRQIDVSELRYNIGYVPQDIQLLAGTLRDNLTSGARYVEDELVLQAAELAGVHEFARLHPQGYELQVGERGQNLSGGQRQNVALARALLLNPPILLLDEPTSAMDNTGEERLKQRLAAVVENKTVLLVTHRASLLSLVDRLLVIDRGQILADGPKAAVMEALKKGQISVA; encoded by the coding sequence GTGGAATCAGAAGTCAGTCGAGTCGAACTAGTCCATGACCCGCGCACACTGCACGACGACCCGTTGTTGGACGGGTTGCTGGCGCTCTGCATGCTGCATCAGAAACCGGCCAGCGCGGCAATGCTCACCACCGGCCTGCCGCTACCCAAGCAGCGGCTGAGCGTCGATTTATTGTCGCGCGCGGCGGCCCGGGCCGGTTTGCAGGGCCGGGTGCTGCAACGCCGGCTCGAGCAGATCCCGACCATTGCCATGCCGGCCCTGTTGCTGCTCAAGGACGGTCGCAGTGCGGTGTTGCTGGGCTGGGTCGGCGACGACCAGGCGCGGCTGCTGCTCAGCGAAAGCGACGGCGGAGAAGTGACGGTCAGCCGTGAGCTGCTGGCCGACGACTACAGCGGCAAGGTTTTTTTCGCCCAACCCCAGCACAAATTCGATGTGAACCACGGCACGCTCATTCCCCGGGCGCGTTCGTGGTTTCGCGACACCCTCAAGCGTTCTCGCTGGCTGTATGCCGATGCGATTGCCGCCAGCCTGCTGATCAACATCATCGCCATGGCCGCGCCGCTGTTTGTGATGAACGTCTATGACCGCGTGGTGCCGAACCAGGCCGAGTCGACCCTGTGGGTGCTGGCCATCGGCATTACCGGCGCCTATCTGTTCGATCTGATCCTGAAGATGTTGCGCAGCCTGTGCCTGGACCTGGCGGGCAAGAAAACCGATCTGATCATTTCCGCCACGCTGTTCGAGCGTATCGTCGGCATGGCGATGAAGTACCGTCCGGCGCGGGTCGGCAGTTTTGCCCAGAACATCCATGAGTTCCAGAGCCTGCGAGACTTCCTCGCCTCGCTGACCCTGACCAGCCTGATCGACCTGCCGTTCACCCTGTTGATCTTCATGGTCATCGCGATCATTGGCGGACACCTGGTGTGGATTCCGGTGCTGGCGTTCCCGATTGCGCTGTTGATCGGCTACGCCTTGCAGAAACCTCTGGTGGCGACCATGGAACGAACCATGGCCCTGGGCGCCGAGCGCCAGTCCAGCCTGATCGAGACTCTGGCCGGCCTGGATGCGGTGAAGGTCAACAACGCCGAGAGCGAGCGCCAATACCATTGGGAGCAGACCATTGGCACCCTCAGCCGTCTCGAGCTGCGGGTAAAAATGCTGTCCGGACTGGCGATGAACATCACCTTGCTGATCCAGCAGTTGGCCGGGGTGATCATGATCGTCTTCGGTGTCTACCTGATCATTGCCGGTAACCTGAGTATGGGGGGGCTGGTTGCCTGCTACATGCTCAGTGGTCGCGCCCTCAGCCCGTTGGCATCGTTGTCGGGCCTGCTGACTCGCTACCAGCAGGCGCGGGTGACCATGACCTCCGTCGACCAGATGATGGAGCTGCCCCAGGAGCGCAATTTCGAAGAGCGTCCGCTGAGTCGCAAGGTCCTGCAGGGTGCCATCGAGTGCCGGCAGTTGAATTTCACTTATCCGAACCAGCAGAACGCCGCGTTGAAGAACATCAACCTGGTGATCAAGCCCGGTGAGAAAGTCGGCATCATCGGCCGCAGCGGCTCGGGCAAGAGCTCTCTGGCGAAGTTGCTGGTGGGCCTTTACCAGCCGGACGATGGCGCCTTGCTGGTGGACGGCGTGGACATCCGTCAGATCGATGTCAGCGAGTTGCGCTACAACATCGGCTACGTGCCCCAGGACATCCAGCTACTGGCCGGCACCCTGCGGGACAACCTGACTTCGGGCGCTCGCTATGTCGAAGACGAGTTGGTGCTCCAGGCCGCCGAACTGGCGGGCGTGCATGAGTTTGCGCGCTTGCATCCCCAGGGTTATGAGCTGCAGGTCGGCGAGCGCGGGCAGAACCTGTCCGGCGGCCAGCGCCAGAACGTAGCCCTGGCCCGCGCGCTGCTGCTCAACCCGCCGATCCTGCTGCTGGACGAACCCACCAGCGCCATGGACAACACCGGTGAGGAACGTCTCAAGCAGCGCCTGGCCGCCGTGGTGGAGAACAAGACCGTGCTGCTGGTGACGCACCGGGCATCCTTGCTGTCGCTGGTGGATCGCCTGCTGGTGATCGACCGTGGACAGATCCTGGCCGACGGCCCGAAAGCTGCCGTGATGGAAGCGTTGAAGAAGGGGCAGATCAGTGTTGCTTAA
- a CDS encoding TIGR01777 family oxidoreductase, which produces MPDFSLLDWAITLLIAQAVLGALDTLYHHELTVALPYRHSARLELSIHALRSCFYGILFLGIAHLAFQGIWAIVIGLLFALEIGLTLWDFVVEDRSRKLPAIERIMHTVLAVNGGAFFALYGVQLAQWANMPTGLEALDLGWRGWLLTLFAVGVSASGIRDGLAALRMQRRGRSGNPFAGGAHKRVLVTGGTGFIGETLVNQLLDAGHTVSVLARDPLKAAYLFDGRARCLRSLSKLGHDEIFDVVINLAGAPVAGPRWSPRRQAQLIASRVNTTETLMTWLKNARNKPTLWVQASAIGFYGVRDASESLDEHAAKGDGFMAELCARWEASARPAVELGLRQVVMRLGVVFGPGGALLPLLIPFRLGFGGRMGDGRQIMSWIHRDDVIQVIARALDDESLSGTYNLVAPDTVSQGEFAERVGKVLKRPVWFHIPAAPVRALAGEMAQLFFDGQRVVPSRLADAGYRFRYPTLDAALRDLA; this is translated from the coding sequence ATGCCTGACTTCTCTCTCCTCGACTGGGCGATCACCTTGTTGATTGCCCAGGCCGTCCTGGGTGCGCTGGATACTCTCTATCACCATGAACTGACCGTCGCGCTGCCCTATCGCCACAGCGCCCGGTTGGAGCTATCGATCCACGCCTTGCGGTCGTGTTTCTACGGGATCCTGTTCCTGGGCATCGCCCATCTGGCTTTCCAGGGAATATGGGCAATCGTCATCGGGTTGCTGTTCGCCCTGGAGATCGGCCTGACGCTCTGGGATTTCGTGGTCGAGGACCGCAGCCGCAAGCTGCCGGCCATCGAGCGCATCATGCACACGGTGCTGGCGGTCAACGGTGGGGCGTTCTTCGCGCTGTACGGGGTGCAACTGGCGCAATGGGCGAATATGCCTACCGGCCTGGAGGCGCTCGACCTGGGCTGGCGCGGCTGGTTGCTGACGCTGTTTGCCGTGGGTGTCAGCGCCTCGGGTATCCGTGACGGGCTGGCGGCGCTGCGCATGCAACGCCGGGGCAGATCGGGCAATCCGTTCGCGGGCGGCGCCCATAAGCGCGTGCTGGTGACCGGTGGCACCGGGTTTATCGGGGAGACGCTGGTCAATCAATTGCTCGATGCCGGACACACCGTCAGCGTGTTGGCCCGGGATCCACTGAAAGCGGCCTATCTGTTCGACGGCCGTGCCCGTTGCCTGCGTTCGCTGAGCAAGCTGGGCCATGACGAAATCTTCGACGTGGTGATCAATCTGGCGGGTGCGCCGGTGGCCGGTCCGCGCTGGAGCCCGCGCCGTCAGGCGCAACTGATCGCCAGCCGGGTCAATACCACCGAAACATTGATGACTTGGCTGAAGAACGCCCGGAACAAACCGACGCTGTGGGTCCAGGCCTCGGCCATCGGCTTTTATGGCGTGCGTGATGCCAGTGAGAGCCTGGACGAGCATGCCGCCAAGGGTGATGGGTTCATGGCCGAGCTCTGCGCGCGGTGGGAAGCGTCGGCGCGGCCTGCCGTCGAATTGGGTCTGCGTCAGGTGGTGATGCGCCTGGGCGTGGTCTTTGGTCCGGGCGGTGCGTTGTTGCCTTTGCTGATTCCATTTCGCCTGGGGTTCGGTGGGCGGATGGGCGATGGTCGGCAGATCATGAGCTGGATACACCGCGATGATGTGATCCAGGTGATCGCCCGGGCCCTCGACGATGAGAGCCTGAGCGGCACCTACAACCTGGTGGCGCCGGACACGGTCAGCCAGGGAGAGTTTGCCGAGCGTGTCGGTAAAGTTCTCAAGCGCCCGGTATGGTTTCACATCCCTGCCGCACCGGTGCGAGCCCTGGCAGGGGAGATGGCCCAGTTGTTTTTCGACGGCCAACGTGTGGTGCCGAGCCGTCTCGCTGACGCCGGGTACCGGTTCCGTTACCCGACCCTCGACGCTGCCCTGCGCGATCTGGCCTGA
- a CDS encoding efflux RND transporter periplasmic adaptor subunit — protein MQRFCSWVVGFAFVTCAVQAQTPVAGDPLFESNVAAGTSGGNEARGVLRARDQAVLASELAGRIVELPFSEGESFKKGDTLARFDCSAYQAQLNAAQAASRGANEELAHNRQLAALKSVGRFEVSRAEARLSEAQAQAQVYQVQVKRCSVIAPFDGQVVSRKVQRYESVAAGAPLLDVVDNRTLEIHLLVPSRWMGRLKPGQSFTFIPDETGRPLQATVKRLGARIDEGSQTLLLVASLPDASGLLSGMSGTARFAESK, from the coding sequence ATGCAGCGTTTTTGCAGTTGGGTTGTGGGATTTGCCTTTGTAACGTGCGCAGTCCAGGCGCAGACGCCTGTTGCGGGTGATCCGTTGTTCGAGAGCAACGTGGCCGCTGGTACGTCGGGCGGCAACGAGGCGCGGGGGGTGCTTCGGGCGCGGGATCAGGCGGTGCTGGCCAGTGAGTTGGCCGGACGTATCGTCGAGTTGCCGTTCAGTGAGGGCGAGTCATTCAAGAAGGGCGATACCCTCGCGCGTTTCGATTGCTCGGCTTATCAGGCCCAGCTCAATGCTGCCCAGGCGGCGAGTCGGGGCGCCAATGAAGAGTTGGCGCATAACCGGCAACTGGCGGCGTTGAAATCTGTCGGGCGTTTCGAAGTCTCACGGGCCGAGGCTCGACTCAGCGAGGCTCAGGCGCAGGCCCAGGTGTATCAGGTTCAGGTCAAGCGTTGCAGTGTGATCGCACCGTTCGATGGGCAGGTGGTGTCACGCAAGGTCCAGCGTTATGAGAGCGTGGCGGCTGGCGCGCCGTTGCTGGATGTGGTCGACAATCGCACCCTGGAGATCCATCTGCTGGTGCCGTCGCGCTGGATGGGCAGGCTCAAGCCCGGCCAATCCTTTACGTTCATTCCCGACGAAACCGGCCGGCCGCTGCAAGCGACGGTCAAGCGCCTCGGCGCACGCATCGATGAAGGCAGCCAGACGTTGCTGCTGGTAGCGAGCCTGCCTGACGCCAGCGGCTTGTTGTCCGGCATGAGCGGCACCGCGCGTTTCGCGGAGTCCAAGTGA
- a CDS encoding HlyD family type I secretion periplasmic adaptor subunit — protein sequence MLLKSGFKDSVGRYFKGTASLRGQPLPEVNKALIEDAPRVVRLTIWSIIAFFVFLVLWANFAVVDEVTKGDGKAIPSSKVQKIQNLEGGIVAELFVKEGQIVDAGAPLIRLDDTRFASNVGETEADRLSMLLRVERLSAEVDDRPLNFPADVLKAVPRQAASEESLYISRRQQLHDEIGGLQEQLVQRQQELREFASKQAQYRSSLALQRQEINMSEPLVAQGAVSPVEVLRLKRAEVETRGQLDATTLAIPRAESAIKEVQRKIDETRGKFRSEALTQLNEARTDLNKAQATGKALEDRVSRTLVTSPVRGVVNKMLVNTIGGVIQPGSDLAEIVPLDDTLLVEAKIRPQDIAFLHPGQDATVKFSAYDYTIYGGLKAKLEQIGADTVTDEDKKTTYYIIKLRTERSHLGTDDKPLLIIPGMVASVDIITGKKTVLSYLLKPIIKARSEALHER from the coding sequence GTGTTGCTTAAGTCGGGTTTCAAGGATTCCGTGGGCCGCTACTTCAAAGGCACCGCTTCGCTTCGCGGGCAACCCCTGCCGGAGGTCAACAAGGCCCTGATCGAAGACGCTCCGCGCGTGGTGCGCCTGACGATCTGGAGCATCATCGCGTTCTTTGTGTTCCTGGTGCTGTGGGCCAACTTCGCCGTGGTCGACGAAGTGACCAAGGGCGATGGCAAGGCGATTCCGTCGTCCAAGGTCCAGAAGATCCAGAACCTGGAAGGTGGCATCGTCGCCGAGCTGTTCGTCAAGGAGGGGCAGATCGTCGATGCCGGTGCGCCTTTGATTCGTCTGGACGACACGCGGTTTGCCTCGAATGTGGGTGAAACCGAGGCGGATCGTCTGTCCATGCTGTTGCGGGTCGAACGATTGAGCGCCGAGGTCGACGACCGGCCGCTGAACTTCCCGGCCGACGTACTCAAGGCGGTGCCACGTCAGGCCGCCAGCGAAGAATCGCTGTATATCAGCCGTCGCCAGCAGTTGCACGATGAAATCGGCGGGTTGCAGGAACAATTGGTGCAACGTCAGCAGGAGTTGCGCGAGTTCGCTTCGAAGCAGGCCCAGTACCGCTCCAGCCTGGCGTTGCAACGCCAGGAAATCAACATGTCCGAACCGTTGGTGGCTCAAGGCGCGGTATCGCCGGTGGAAGTGTTGCGGCTCAAGCGCGCTGAAGTCGAGACCCGTGGGCAACTGGATGCCACGACGCTGGCGATTCCTCGCGCCGAATCGGCGATCAAGGAAGTGCAACGCAAGATCGACGAGACCCGTGGCAAATTTCGCAGCGAAGCGCTGACCCAGCTCAACGAGGCGCGCACCGACCTGAACAAGGCCCAGGCGACCGGCAAGGCCCTGGAAGACCGCGTAAGCCGCACCTTGGTAACGTCGCCAGTGCGGGGTGTCGTCAACAAAATGCTGGTGAACACCATCGGCGGGGTGATCCAGCCCGGCAGCGACCTGGCGGAAATCGTACCGCTGGACGACACCCTTCTGGTGGAAGCGAAAATCCGTCCCCAGGACATCGCCTTCCTGCACCCTGGCCAGGACGCCACGGTGAAATTCAGTGCGTATGACTACACCATCTACGGCGGGCTGAAAGCCAAGCTGGAGCAGATCGGTGCCGACACCGTCACCGACGAAGACAAGAAAACCACCTACTACATTATCAAGCTGCGCACCGAGCGCAGCCACCTGGGCACCGATGACAAGCCGCTGTTGATCATCCCGGGCATGGTGGCTTCGGTGGACATCATCACCGGCAAGAAAACCGTGCTCAGCTACCTGCTCAAGCCCATTATCAAGGCCCGGTCCGAAGCGCTGCACGAGCGGTAG